One window of the Shewanella litorisediminis genome contains the following:
- a CDS encoding efflux RND transporter permease subunit: MNITKLAVRRPVTTVMCFVAILLFGMASTRLLPLELFPGIDIPQVMVQVPYKGSTPAEVERDITRVLEESLATMSGIEKMTSESSQDGAFIELSMKWGENTATKSLEAREKVDAVRHLLPKDVERVFIQQFSTSDMPIFNLRISSERELSGAYDLLEKQLRQPLERVEGVSQVTLYGVEQKQISIRVDADLLAASGISSAELNRRLQAENFVIAGGTLRQDKSVYQVSPKGEFRSLKEIEDIVLTRGVRLGDIAKINYELPERIEGRHLDQRYAVGLDVFKESGANLVEVSARVMRVIEEVKADKQFSGIKLFIMEDQAEGVKSSLWDLMMAGLIGAALSFAVLYLFLRNMGMTLIVVSSVPISICMTLAAMYLLGYSLNILSMMGLLLAVGMLIDNAVVVTESVLQEKQKEPHESKDKAVLAGVDKVALAVLAGTLTTAIVFFPNIFGAKVQLTIFLEHVAIAICISLGASLLVAKTLIPLMLTRIHIHHEDNAQKSRVQRFYEVSLNWVLTHPKWSTLIAVLMLASTALPLTNVKQDQEDGASKQRLFINYQIEGRHALAVIEAVVAEMESYLYANQEAFFIDSVYSYYNPERASSTVLFKKGAEFDLETLKKTMREGFPKFSIAKPQFGWSNDRQGIRVTLTGRSTSELIRLSEEAMPMLSAIEGLEDVNSEVSGAQQEVLIRVNRDMAARLGTQAGDVARAIATALRGQMLRSFRHDPSGEIRIELAYEKSWQQSLEKLKQLPVLRVEERVYSLSSLAEVEIAPRFDTIRHFNRKTALSIGANLEGITTEEAQEKIKQAMSHLNLPHGYDYSLRGGFERQDEDQQIMVVNMLLAVAMIYIVMAALFESLLLPSAIITSILFSITGVFWALWLTGTPNGVMAMIGILILMGIVVNNGIVLVDQINQMTPSLEELSATIHAVCITRLRPVLMTVGTTVLGLVPLAMGDTQIGGGGPPYYPMAIAIIGGLTFSTVTSLFLVPLCYQALYRLRHRAAQGLWMANRRTDKLLPWLAGKAD, encoded by the coding sequence ATGAATATCACCAAACTCGCGGTCCGTCGCCCCGTCACCACTGTGATGTGTTTTGTCGCCATACTGCTCTTTGGTATGGCGTCCACCCGGCTGTTACCACTGGAGCTCTTTCCTGGAATCGACATTCCCCAGGTGATGGTGCAGGTCCCTTATAAGGGGTCCACACCCGCGGAGGTGGAGCGCGACATCACCCGTGTGCTGGAAGAGTCCCTTGCCACCATGAGTGGCATTGAGAAAATGACGTCTGAATCCAGCCAGGATGGTGCCTTTATCGAGCTCAGCATGAAGTGGGGGGAAAATACCGCCACCAAAAGCCTGGAGGCCCGTGAAAAGGTCGATGCAGTAAGGCACTTACTGCCCAAGGATGTGGAGCGGGTATTCATCCAACAATTCTCCACGTCGGATATGCCCATCTTTAACCTGCGTATTTCCAGCGAGCGGGAGCTATCCGGCGCCTACGACTTGCTGGAAAAACAGCTCAGGCAACCGCTGGAGCGCGTGGAAGGTGTCTCACAGGTCACCCTCTACGGGGTAGAGCAAAAGCAAATCAGCATACGTGTAGATGCCGATTTACTGGCTGCCTCCGGAATATCTTCCGCCGAACTTAACCGCCGGTTGCAGGCCGAAAACTTCGTGATAGCCGGCGGTACGCTGCGTCAGGACAAATCGGTATACCAGGTTTCTCCCAAAGGAGAGTTCCGCTCCCTGAAAGAGATTGAGGACATAGTACTCACGCGGGGCGTGCGTCTTGGCGATATTGCCAAGATTAACTATGAGCTGCCTGAACGTATCGAAGGTCGCCATCTGGATCAGCGTTATGCCGTGGGTCTGGATGTGTTTAAAGAGTCAGGGGCCAACCTGGTGGAAGTGTCTGCCCGGGTAATGCGGGTCATTGAAGAGGTAAAAGCCGATAAGCAGTTCAGCGGTATCAAGCTCTTTATCATGGAAGATCAGGCCGAAGGGGTAAAATCCTCCCTGTGGGATCTGATGATGGCCGGACTCATTGGTGCGGCCCTCTCCTTCGCCGTGCTGTATTTGTTTTTGCGCAACATGGGAATGACGCTGATTGTGGTGTCATCTGTGCCCATTTCAATCTGTATGACCCTGGCCGCCATGTACCTGCTTGGCTACAGCCTGAACATACTGTCAATGATGGGCTTGCTGCTCGCCGTGGGCATGCTCATTGATAACGCAGTGGTCGTTACAGAAAGTGTGCTGCAGGAAAAACAAAAAGAACCCCACGAGAGTAAAGATAAGGCCGTATTGGCCGGAGTGGACAAGGTCGCGCTGGCAGTGCTTGCGGGCACACTCACCACCGCCATCGTATTTTTCCCCAATATTTTTGGCGCCAAGGTGCAGCTCACCATCTTCCTTGAGCACGTGGCCATTGCCATCTGTATCTCACTGGGTGCCTCGCTGCTGGTAGCCAAGACGCTAATCCCACTGATGCTGACCCGTATTCATATTCATCACGAAGATAACGCTCAAAAATCCAGGGTGCAGCGTTTTTATGAAGTGAGCCTGAACTGGGTACTGACCCACCCTAAATGGAGCACACTGATTGCAGTGCTGATGCTGGCCTCCACCGCGCTGCCGCTTACGAATGTGAAGCAGGATCAGGAAGATGGTGCAAGTAAGCAGCGACTCTTCATCAATTATCAGATTGAAGGTCGCCACGCCCTTGCGGTGATCGAAGCCGTGGTTGCCGAGATGGAGAGCTACCTCTATGCCAATCAAGAGGCGTTTTTCATCGACTCGGTTTACAGCTACTACAACCCCGAGCGCGCCTCTTCAACCGTGCTGTTTAAGAAAGGGGCTGAGTTTGACCTCGAAACCCTGAAAAAAACCATGCGGGAAGGATTCCCCAAATTCTCCATCGCCAAGCCGCAATTTGGCTGGAGTAATGACCGTCAGGGCATTCGCGTTACGCTGACCGGTCGCTCCACCAGCGAGCTAATACGCTTAAGCGAAGAAGCCATGCCCATGCTGAGCGCCATTGAGGGGCTTGAAGACGTCAATTCTGAGGTGAGCGGTGCCCAGCAGGAAGTGCTTATCCGGGTAAATCGGGATATGGCAGCGCGCCTTGGCACCCAGGCCGGCGACGTTGCCCGCGCCATTGCCACGGCGCTGCGCGGTCAAATGCTCAGAAGTTTTCGTCACGATCCCAGTGGGGAGATCCGCATTGAACTTGCCTATGAGAAAAGTTGGCAACAGTCACTGGAAAAGCTCAAGCAGTTGCCGGTACTGCGTGTAGAAGAGCGGGTATACAGCCTGTCGTCACTGGCGGAGGTGGAGATTGCGCCCCGCTTTGACACCATACGCCATTTTAATCGTAAAACGGCACTGTCTATTGGTGCCAATCTGGAAGGCATTACCACCGAAGAAGCCCAGGAGAAAATCAAGCAGGCCATGAGCCACCTTAACCTTCCCCATGGCTATGATTATTCGCTGCGGGGTGGCTTTGAGCGTCAGGATGAAGATCAGCAGATAATGGTGGTGAACATGCTGCTGGCGGTGGCCATGATTTACATCGTCATGGCAGCGCTGTTTGAATCCCTGCTGCTGCCTTCGGCCATTATTACGTCCATCCTCTTTTCCATCACAGGGGTTTTCTGGGCACTGTGGCTAACGGGCACGCCCAACGGCGTGATGGCCATGATTGGCATACTCATTCTGATGGGAATTGTGGTGAACAACGGCATAGTGCTGGTTGACCAAATCAACCAGATGACACCCTCACTGGAAGAACTGTCAGCCACCATACATGCCGTGTGCATTACCCGTCTGCGGCCTGTGTTGATGACGGTGGGCACCACAGTACTGGGTCTTGTGCCCCTTGCCATGGGCGACACCCAAATCGGTGGCGGTGGTCCCCCCTATTATCCCATGGCCATTGCCATTATCGGTGGGCTCACCTTCTCCACAGTGACCAGTCTGTTTTTGGTTCCTTTGTGTTATCAAGCGCTTTATCGCTTAAGACACAGGGCAGCCCAGGGATTGTGGATGGCAAACAGACGCACCGACAAGTTGCTTCCCTGGCTTGCCGGTAAAGCAGACTGA
- a CDS encoding efflux RND transporter permease subunit: MSIITTSVKRPVTVWMFMLAVILFGMVGFSRLAVMLLPDLSYPTVTIRTLYDGAAPIEVEQLVSKPIEESVGTVKGLRKISSVSRSGMSDVILEFEWGTDMDMANLDVREKLDIIALPLDVQKPLLLRFNPNLDPIMRVALSREDANGDELKQLRTYADEELKRQLEGLPGVAAVRLSGGLEQEVQILLNQERLAQLDLSAEQIRSRIAAENLNVSAGKVVQGDKEYLVRTLNQFNSLEELGQVVVYKNGQSLVRLFEVATIIDGHKERSDITRIGQRESIELAIYKEGDANTVTVAKRLKQDIERINGKDPLAKMEIIYDQSEFIESAVSEVTSSALIGSILAMLVIYLFLRDIIPTLIISISIPFSVIATFNMMYFADISLNIMSLGGIALAVGLLVDNAIVVLENIDRYKQQGLSRIDAAVKGTREVSGAIFASTLTTLAVFVPLVFVDGIAGALFSDQALTVTFALLASLLVALTSIPMLASREGFKALPPLLGKEPKAKPEGKMGKLKHYSATVFSFPFVLLFKWLPATLLTLALSLSRLLSWLMGMLLKPFTWLFNQGYRALEVTYRPLLAAALKARVLTLMVAIGITACAGVLLPRLGMELIPNMDQGEFYVEVLLPPGTEVGETDRVLQQLAFSIKDMPAVKHAYSQAGSGGLMTSDVSRGGENWGRLQVVLADNDAFDQVSDVLRQEIRRVPELEAKVKYPELFSFRTPLEIELRGYELDLLKQSADSLVRALGQSDRFADINTSLRDGQPELAIHFDSNRLAALGLDAPTVANRIAQRIGGTVASKYSLRDRKIDILVRAEESERDQISDIGNMIVNPDAATPIPLSAVADVKLELGPSAINRISQQRVALVSANLAYGDLAEAVTEARGILAKQQLPASIQASFGGQNEEMEHSFQSLQIALVLAVFLVYLVMASQFESFLHPLLILFAVPMAVSGSVFGLYLTGTHVSVVVFIGLIMLAGIVVNNAIVLIDRINQLRSEGIEKLDAISEAAKSRLRPIMMTTMTTVLGLLPMAMGLGDGAEVRAPMAITVIFGLALSTLLTLVLIPVLYALFDRKDFATQAPDTAEAGV; the protein is encoded by the coding sequence ATGTCAATAATCACGACTTCCGTTAAACGGCCGGTCACCGTGTGGATGTTTATGCTCGCGGTGATCCTCTTCGGTATGGTGGGTTTCTCCCGTCTGGCGGTCATGTTGCTGCCCGACTTGAGCTACCCCACAGTCACCATACGTACCCTTTACGACGGCGCTGCCCCCATTGAGGTGGAGCAACTGGTTTCCAAGCCCATCGAAGAATCTGTGGGTACCGTAAAAGGCCTGCGTAAAATCAGCTCAGTGTCCCGCTCTGGCATGTCCGATGTCATCCTCGAGTTTGAATGGGGTACGGACATGGACATGGCAAACCTCGACGTGAGGGAAAAGCTCGACATCATCGCCCTGCCGCTTGACGTACAAAAGCCGCTGCTGCTGCGCTTTAACCCCAATCTCGACCCCATTATGCGCGTCGCGCTTTCGCGGGAAGATGCCAATGGTGATGAACTGAAGCAGCTGCGCACCTACGCCGATGAAGAACTCAAGCGTCAGCTCGAAGGGCTGCCCGGCGTCGCCGCAGTGCGTCTCTCCGGCGGGCTTGAACAGGAAGTACAAATCCTGCTGAATCAGGAGCGTCTGGCCCAGCTTGATTTGAGCGCGGAGCAAATTCGCAGCCGTATCGCCGCCGAAAACCTGAACGTTTCGGCCGGTAAAGTGGTTCAGGGCGATAAAGAGTATCTGGTGCGCACCCTCAACCAGTTCAACTCCCTGGAGGAACTGGGACAGGTGGTGGTGTACAAGAACGGCCAGAGCCTGGTGCGGCTCTTTGAAGTGGCCACCATCATCGACGGGCACAAAGAGCGCAGCGACATCACCCGAATCGGCCAACGCGAGTCCATTGAGCTTGCCATCTATAAAGAAGGTGATGCCAACACAGTGACAGTCGCCAAACGACTGAAGCAGGACATAGAGCGTATCAACGGCAAAGATCCGCTCGCCAAAATGGAAATCATCTACGATCAGTCCGAGTTCATCGAGAGCGCGGTGAGCGAAGTGACGTCCTCTGCGCTGATTGGCTCTATTCTGGCCATGCTGGTGATTTACCTGTTCCTGCGCGACATCATTCCTACACTGATTATCTCCATCTCTATCCCCTTTTCGGTGATAGCGACCTTCAACATGATGTATTTCGCTGACATCAGTCTGAACATCATGTCCCTTGGCGGTATTGCTCTGGCCGTGGGCCTGTTGGTGGATAATGCCATCGTGGTGCTGGAAAATATTGACAGATACAAGCAGCAGGGACTGTCGCGGATAGACGCGGCCGTCAAGGGCACCAGGGAAGTGAGCGGGGCGATTTTTGCCTCCACCCTCACCACACTTGCAGTATTCGTCCCCTTGGTGTTCGTGGATGGCATTGCCGGAGCACTCTTCTCTGACCAGGCACTCACGGTGACCTTTGCTCTGCTTGCCTCTTTGCTGGTTGCCTTGACCTCCATCCCCATGCTGGCTTCCCGCGAAGGCTTTAAAGCCCTGCCACCACTGCTGGGCAAGGAGCCCAAAGCAAAGCCTGAAGGCAAAATGGGCAAACTGAAGCATTACAGCGCCACCGTGTTCAGCTTCCCCTTTGTACTGCTTTTCAAATGGTTACCTGCCACCTTGCTGACACTGGCGCTATCATTAAGCCGTCTGCTTTCCTGGCTGATGGGCATGTTGCTTAAGCCTTTCACCTGGTTATTTAACCAAGGCTACCGCGCACTGGAAGTGACCTACCGCCCACTGCTTGCTGCCGCACTCAAAGCCAGGGTACTGACCCTTATGGTTGCCATTGGTATCACTGCCTGTGCCGGAGTTTTGCTGCCACGCCTCGGCATGGAGCTTATTCCCAACATGGATCAGGGTGAGTTTTATGTAGAAGTGCTGCTGCCTCCCGGCACCGAAGTTGGTGAAACTGACAGAGTACTTCAGCAATTAGCTTTTTCCATCAAAGACATGCCTGCGGTAAAACACGCCTACAGCCAAGCCGGCAGTGGCGGTTTGATGACATCGGATGTCAGCCGCGGCGGCGAAAACTGGGGCCGCTTGCAGGTGGTACTTGCCGACAATGACGCCTTTGACCAGGTCAGCGATGTCCTGCGCCAGGAAATCCGCCGCGTTCCCGAGCTCGAAGCCAAGGTCAAGTATCCCGAACTCTTCAGCTTCCGCACCCCACTTGAAATTGAACTGCGTGGCTATGAGCTGGATCTGCTTAAACAAAGTGCCGATAGTCTGGTGCGCGCACTGGGTCAGTCCGATCGTTTCGCCGACATCAATACCAGCCTGCGGGATGGGCAGCCCGAACTTGCCATTCATTTCGACAGCAACCGCTTGGCGGCGCTGGGGCTGGATGCTCCGACAGTGGCCAACCGTATCGCCCAGCGCATTGGTGGCACAGTTGCCAGCAAATACAGCCTGCGGGATCGCAAGATTGATATTCTGGTGCGCGCCGAAGAAAGCGAACGCGACCAAATAAGCGATATCGGCAACATGATTGTTAACCCGGATGCCGCGACCCCTATTCCGCTGTCGGCGGTAGCCGATGTCAAACTGGAGCTGGGTCCCTCCGCCATCAATCGCATCAGCCAGCAGCGTGTAGCACTGGTATCGGCTAACCTCGCCTATGGCGATCTGGCAGAAGCAGTGACTGAAGCCCGTGGCATTTTGGCCAAACAGCAATTGCCAGCCTCCATCCAGGCCAGTTTTGGCGGACAGAACGAGGAAATGGAACACTCCTTCCAGTCGCTGCAAATCGCGCTGGTGCTGGCGGTATTCCTGGTGTACCTGGTGATGGCCAGTCAGTTTGAGTCTTTCCTGCATCCACTGCTTATCCTCTTTGCCGTGCCCATGGCCGTCAGTGGCAGTGTGTTTGGCCTTTACCTCACGGGGACACACGTGTCAGTGGTGGTGTTTATCGGCCTTATCATGTTGGCGGGGATTGTGGTGAACAACGCCATTGTGCTGATTGACCGTATTAATCAGCTGCGCAGCGAAGGCATTGAAAAGCTTGATGCCATCAGTGAAGCGGCCAAGTCCCGCTTGCGCCCCATTATGATGACTACAATGACCACCGTGCTTGGCCTGTTGCCCATGGCCATGGGTCTGGGTGATGGCGCCGAGGTGCGTGCCCCCATGGCCATCACGGTGATCTTTGGTCTGGCACTCTCTACCTTGCTGACCCTGGTGCTCATTCCTGTGCTTTATGCCCTCTTTGACCGCAAAGACTTTGCCACCCAGGCACCCGACACTGCGGAGGCCGGCGTATGA
- a CDS encoding efflux RND transporter periplasmic adaptor subunit produces the protein MEARKSFKLALPLLLVGVLAACGQEEAKKEEEKYAIPVETQLVVQGNVSSFYSTTATLEAPVEAHVVTRIAGMIEALHVEEGDRVKQGQLLAVIDAKRQQYELDRSEAEVLIIEQELARVKKMKSKDFVSADSIAKLEYNLQAAKARLDLAKLQVKESQIVSPVDGIIAKRHVKAGNMAKEFEELFYVVNQDELHGIVHLPEQQLSSLRLGQHADIYASNNKQNAVGAEVLRISPVVDAQSGTFKVTLKVPNQQAILKAGMFTRVELKYDTHENVITVPYNAIINQDNKQTLYVIQDTTAERREVELGYREGNLVEVVSGIAPGEHLVIRGQQNLKDQSLVEIISPLDVASVKN, from the coding sequence ATGGAAGCCCGCAAATCATTCAAACTCGCCCTCCCCTTACTACTTGTTGGCGTACTTGCCGCATGTGGCCAGGAAGAAGCTAAAAAGGAAGAAGAAAAATACGCCATACCTGTTGAGACCCAATTAGTGGTTCAGGGCAATGTCTCCTCATTCTATTCCACCACAGCCACCCTCGAAGCACCGGTGGAAGCCCATGTGGTGACCCGAATCGCCGGTATGATTGAAGCCTTGCACGTCGAAGAAGGCGACAGGGTGAAGCAGGGTCAATTGCTGGCGGTAATCGACGCCAAGCGTCAGCAATATGAACTCGACCGCTCTGAGGCCGAAGTGCTCATCATCGAGCAGGAACTGGCCCGGGTGAAAAAGATGAAGAGCAAAGACTTTGTCAGCGCCGACTCCATCGCCAAACTCGAATACAACCTGCAGGCTGCCAAGGCCCGTTTGGATTTGGCCAAGCTGCAGGTTAAAGAGAGTCAAATCGTGTCTCCCGTGGATGGCATCATCGCCAAACGCCATGTCAAGGCCGGCAACATGGCCAAAGAGTTCGAAGAGCTGTTCTATGTGGTCAATCAGGATGAGCTGCACGGGATAGTGCATCTGCCGGAGCAGCAGCTTTCCAGCCTGCGTCTTGGACAACATGCAGACATCTACGCCAGCAACAACAAGCAAAATGCCGTGGGAGCCGAAGTCCTGCGCATCAGTCCTGTCGTCGATGCCCAAAGCGGTACCTTTAAGGTCACCCTCAAGGTGCCCAATCAGCAAGCTATCCTCAAGGCCGGCATGTTTACCCGGGTTGAGCTGAAGTACGACACCCATGAAAACGTTATCACCGTGCCTTACAACGCCATCATCAACCAGGACAACAAGCAGACCCTGTATGTCATTCAAGACACCACTGCCGAGCGCCGCGAAGTGGAACTGGGATATCGCGAAGGTAATCTGGTGGAAGTGGTCTCAGGTATTGCACCCGGAGAGCATCTGGTGATCCGTGGGCAACAAAACCTCAAAGACCAGTCTCTGGTAGAAATCATCTCCCCACTGGATGTGGCTTCGGTTAAAAACTAA
- a CDS encoding citrate synthase produces the protein MADLKAKLELPGNESIELPVKQGTEGFDVIDISKLGSKGYFTFDPGFLATASCESAITYIDGDKGILLHRGYPIEQLAVESNYLELCYALLYGELPSKAQYEQFAHTVKSHTMVHEQLAFFFRGFRRDAHPMAMLCGVTGALSAFYQDSLDVNDARHREIAAYRLVSKMPTLAAMCYKYSIGQPFVYPRNDLSYAGNFLSMMFAVPCEEYKVNPIIERAIDRIFILHADHEQNASTSTVRLAGSSGANPFACIAAGIASLWGPAHGGANEACLRMLEEIGTVDRIPEFIERAKDKNDPFRLMGFGHRVYKNFDPRAKVMRETCHEVLSELKVNDPLLDVAMELERIALNDEYFISKKLYPNVDFYSGIIMKAIGIPTSMFTVIFALARTVGWISHWKEMLDQPGHKISRPRQLYTGEHSRDFVSIDKR, from the coding sequence ATGGCTGATTTGAAAGCCAAATTGGAATTACCGGGGAACGAGTCAATTGAACTGCCGGTTAAACAGGGCACCGAAGGTTTCGATGTTATCGATATCAGCAAGCTGGGCAGCAAAGGTTATTTCACCTTTGATCCAGGGTTTCTGGCAACAGCTTCCTGTGAATCAGCAATTACCTATATCGACGGCGACAAGGGTATTTTGCTGCACCGTGGCTACCCCATCGAGCAGCTGGCAGTAGAATCCAACTATCTGGAACTCTGCTACGCCCTCCTGTACGGCGAACTGCCGTCAAAAGCGCAATACGAACAATTCGCCCACACTGTGAAGAGCCACACCATGGTTCACGAACAGTTGGCATTCTTCTTCCGCGGCTTCCGTCGCGATGCACACCCCATGGCCATGCTGTGTGGTGTAACTGGTGCCCTGTCTGCTTTCTACCAGGATTCCCTGGATGTGAACGACGCCCGTCACCGTGAAATTGCAGCCTATCGTCTGGTATCCAAGATGCCGACCCTGGCCGCCATGTGCTACAAATATTCCATCGGTCAGCCCTTCGTTTACCCACGTAACGATTTGAGCTACGCCGGTAACTTCCTGTCGATGATGTTTGCCGTACCTTGTGAAGAGTACAAGGTAAACCCAATCATCGAACGCGCCATCGACCGTATCTTCATCCTGCATGCTGACCACGAGCAGAATGCCTCGACTTCTACTGTGCGTCTGGCCGGCTCCTCCGGTGCCAACCCATTCGCCTGTATCGCAGCCGGTATTGCGTCTCTGTGGGGTCCAGCTCACGGTGGTGCCAACGAAGCCTGTCTGCGCATGCTGGAAGAAATCGGTACTGTTGACCGCATTCCTGAGTTTATTGAACGCGCCAAAGACAAGAATGATCCATTCCGTCTGATGGGCTTCGGTCACCGCGTGTACAAGAACTTTGACCCACGTGCCAAAGTCATGCGTGAAACCTGCCACGAGGTGCTGAGTGAGCTCAAGGTGAACGATCCTCTGCTGGACGTAGCCATGGAGCTTGAGCGTATTGCACTGAATGATGAGTACTTTATCTCCAAGAAGCTCTACCCGAACGTAGACTTCTACTCAGGTATCATCATGAAGGCCATCGGCATTCCAACCAGCATGTTCACCGTGATTTTTGCTCTGGCCCGTACCGTTGGCTGGATCTCTCACTGGAAAGAAATGCTGGACCAGCCTGGTCACAAGATCAGCCGTCCACGTCAGCTGTACACCGGCGAACACAGCCGCGACTTTGTCAGTATCGACAAGCGATAA
- the sdhC gene encoding succinate dehydrogenase, cytochrome b556 subunit codes for MELSEQNVKKQRPVHLDLQTIHFPATAKVSILHRVSGVIMLFAMGILIWLLNASLASAESFQGVQALFDNFLVKFVIWGILTALGYHLLGGIRHLVMDTGRWEELGSGNASAKAVFVLAITFSIIAGIWVW; via the coding sequence ATGGAGCTGAGTGAGCAGAACGTGAAAAAGCAAAGACCTGTCCATTTAGATCTGCAAACCATCCACTTTCCTGCAACAGCGAAAGTGTCCATTCTTCATCGCGTCTCTGGTGTGATCATGCTGTTCGCCATGGGTATCCTGATCTGGTTGCTCAATGCGTCACTGGCATCCGCCGAGAGCTTCCAAGGCGTTCAGGCTCTGTTTGACAACTTCCTGGTGAAGTTTGTTATTTGGGGCATTCTGACAGCACTGGGTTATCACCTGCTTGGCGGTATCCGTCATCTGGTGATGGACACTGGCCGCTGGGAAGAGTTGGGCTCTGGTAACGCATCGGCCAAGGCCGTATTCGTGCTGGCGATTACCTTTTCTATCATTGCGGGGATCTGGGTATGGTAA
- the sdhD gene encoding succinate dehydrogenase, hydrophobic membrane anchor protein: MVTNAASFGRSGVHDFILLRASAVILACYTIFLVSFIALSAPLTFEIWHGLFSTLPMKVFTLLALIALLIHAWIGIWQVLTDYVKHTALRGVLQFTFVVTAFAYLAAGIVIVWGV; encoded by the coding sequence ATGGTAACCAATGCAGCAAGTTTCGGACGCAGTGGTGTCCATGACTTTATCCTTCTTCGTGCCAGTGCGGTCATTCTGGCCTGCTACACCATCTTCTTGGTGAGCTTTATTGCACTGAGCGCGCCTCTCACTTTCGAAATCTGGCACGGGCTGTTCAGCACACTGCCAATGAAAGTGTTCACCCTGCTGGCTCTGATTGCCCTGCTGATCCACGCCTGGATTGGTATCTGGCAAGTGCTGACTGACTACGTCAAGCACACAGCGCTGCGCGGTGTATTACAGTTTACTTTTGTCGTGACTGCCTTCGCTTATCTGGCCGCCGGCATTGTGATTGTGTGGGGGGTTTAA